In Patescibacteria group bacterium, the following proteins share a genomic window:
- a CDS encoding glycosyltransferase, with the protein MKVALVHDYLREYGGAERVLMALHEIWPEAPIFTAFQRKNSVAGKAFAHTKVKESWLALLIKYQNLYSPFRFLTPLIWKSFNFKDYDLVITSASWYITRGFRLGPKTKVICYCHTPPRYLYGYPTSIEWRRYWPIRIYATIINHFLRPYDYQSAQQVDEFLVNSQNVANRVKKFYGRDSTIIYPPVEVKKIEQATKNLKPQDYYLIASRLVGAKGIELAIKAAKKAKVPLKIIGEPVGMYWIGGKLEKLKTKGVEFLGWIPDEELYHYYGQCKTFLALETDADFGMTPVEAMAAGRPVIAFRGGGYLESVIEGKTGEFFDKQTVASLAKVLRDFKPKKYKPKDCRQQARKFSKERFKKEIKEFVKNHA; encoded by the coding sequence ATGAAAGTAGCTTTAGTTCATGATTATCTGAGGGAGTATGGTGGAGCGGAAAGAGTTTTAATGGCCTTGCATGAGATTTGGCCTGAGGCGCCGATTTTTACCGCCTTTCAGCGTAAAAATTCAGTGGCAGGTAAAGCTTTTGCTCATACTAAAGTCAAGGAATCCTGGTTAGCGCTCCTGATTAAGTATCAAAATCTTTACAGTCCTTTTAGATTTTTAACGCCTCTAATCTGGAAAAGCTTTAATTTTAAGGATTATGATTTGGTGATTACTTCTGCCTCTTGGTATATTACTCGCGGTTTTCGCTTAGGACCAAAAACAAAGGTAATTTGCTATTGTCACACTCCACCTCGTTATCTTTATGGTTATCCGACTTCTATTGAATGGCGACGTTATTGGCCGATACGGATCTACGCCACCATTATTAATCATTTCCTGAGACCTTACGATTACCAATCAGCTCAACAAGTAGACGAGTTTCTTGTTAATTCGCAGAATGTGGCTAATCGGGTTAAGAAGTTTTATGGTCGTGATTCAACCATTATCTATCCGCCAGTTGAAGTCAAGAAAATTGAACAAGCAACCAAAAATCTTAAACCTCAAGATTATTATTTAATTGCTTCTCGCTTGGTGGGTGCTAAAGGAATAGAGTTAGCGATTAAAGCCGCCAAAAAAGCCAAAGTTCCTTTAAAAATTATTGGTGAGCCAGTTGGTATGTATTGGATTGGTGGTAAACTAGAGAAGTTAAAGACTAAAGGAGTTGAATTCTTAGGTTGGATTCCTGATGAAGAACTTTATCATTATTATGGTCAATGTAAAACCTTTTTGGCTTTAGAAACAGACGCTGATTTCGGGATGACGCCAGTAGAAGCCATGGCGGCTGGCCGGCCGGTTATTGCTTTTCGAGGTGGCGGCTATCTAGAATCAGTAATTGAGGGTAAAACAGGTGAATTTTTTGACAAGCAGACGGTAGCAAGTTTAGCTAAGGTTCTAAGAGATTTTAAGCCAAAGAAATATAAGCCTAAAGATTGTCGTCAACAAGCGAGAAAATTTTCTAAAGAAAGGTTTAAAAAAGAGATAAAGGAATTTGTCAAAAATCATGCCTGA
- a CDS encoding 5'-3' exonuclease H3TH domain-containing protein, translating into MKRLVLIDGHAIIHRAYYAFPTTLKTHHGEIVNAVYGFTRMLLNVLKDLHPEYVAVAFDLPKPTFRHKEFLGYQAQRPKMEEELENQLERVFQVVRTLNMPIFAVEGYEADDVIGTLANQAAKRRLEAMIVTGDKDLLQLVKPRVKIYASQKGFSRPIIFDPKKVKKEMGIKPDQVIDYKALIGDASDNYPGVPGIGPKTAVILLNQYQDLDTIYNNLNKLKPRTAKLLTEGAESAALSRKLATIVTKVPIKLNLKACKLHDYDQEKTIKLFQELGFKSLINKLPGMEIKEKKKENKNKQMELL; encoded by the coding sequence ATGAAACGCCTCGTCTTAATCGACGGTCACGCGATTATCCACCGAGCTTACTATGCTTTTCCCACGACTCTAAAAACTCATCATGGTGAGATTGTCAATGCTGTTTATGGCTTCACCCGAATGCTTTTGAATGTTCTTAAAGATCTCCATCCAGAATATGTGGCTGTGGCTTTTGATTTACCCAAGCCGACTTTTAGACATAAAGAATTTCTTGGTTATCAAGCTCAGCGGCCTAAGATGGAGGAGGAGTTAGAGAATCAACTTGAGCGGGTTTTTCAAGTTGTCAGGACTCTTAATATGCCTATCTTTGCGGTGGAGGGTTATGAAGCTGATGATGTTATTGGGACTTTAGCCAATCAAGCCGCCAAGAGGCGATTAGAGGCAATGATTGTGACTGGTGATAAGGATTTATTACAATTGGTTAAGCCGCGAGTAAAAATCTATGCTTCCCAAAAAGGCTTTTCTAGACCAATAATCTTTGATCCAAAAAAAGTTAAAAAAGAAATGGGGATTAAACCTGATCAAGTGATTGATTATAAAGCTTTAATCGGTGATGCTTCTGATAACTATCCTGGTGTTCCGGGGATAGGTCCAAAAACGGCCGTGATCTTGCTTAACCAATATCAAGATTTGGATACTATTTATAATAATCTTAATAAACTCAAGCCAAGAACCGCTAAACTTTTGACTGAGGGAGCCGAAAGCGCCGCTCTTTCAAGGAAATTAGCGACGATTGTGACTAAGGTGCCAATCAAACTCAATCTTAAGGCTTGTAAACTTCATGATTATGATCAAGAAAAGACGATTAAGCTTTTTCAGGAATTAGGTTTTAAGAGTTTAATCAATAAATTACCAGGGATGGAAATCAAAGAAAAAAAGAAGGAAAATAAAAATAAACAAATGGAGCTTTTATAA
- a CDS encoding GNAT family N-acetyltransferase, which yields MEVKIVDINEKNFKEIPRTADRRYNCQECFFWMGKKDGKLDLVKQKKKWFLRKADKYGSLGKLLLWGKRQKAIGYIQFGPINDFETAKIFYKDMAPIPRNGWCITCVTIDTNYRSKGLAKRLIRIVLRDLKRRGVRTVDAYPVKQLKSLNQVPCGPVALWKELGFEKVFKAATKKKIIRHDNVVMRKKLK from the coding sequence GTGGAAGTAAAAATTGTTGATATTAACGAGAAAAACTTCAAAGAAATTCCTCGAACCGCTGACCGTCGTTATAATTGTCAAGAATGTTTTTTTTGGATGGGTAAAAAAGATGGTAAGCTTGATTTGGTTAAACAAAAAAAGAAATGGTTTTTGAGAAAAGCAGATAAATATGGTAGTTTAGGTAAGCTTTTACTTTGGGGCAAAAGACAAAAAGCCATAGGTTATATTCAATTTGGGCCCATTAATGATTTTGAGACAGCCAAGATTTTTTACAAGGATATGGCGCCAATTCCTCGGAATGGTTGGTGTATTACCTGTGTGACCATTGATACTAATTATCGGAGCAAGGGATTGGCCAAACGTTTGATTAGAATCGTTCTTCGTGATCTCAAAAGGAGAGGAGTGAGAACGGTTGATGCTTACCCTGTTAAACAGTTAAAATCACTTAATCAAGTTCCTTGTGGGCCGGTAGCGCTCTGGAAAGAACTAGGTTTTGAAAAAGTTTTTAAAGCCGCCACGAAAAAGAAAATTATTCGTCATGATAACGTGGTCATGCGAAAAAAATTAAAATGA
- the ftsH gene encoding ATP-dependent zinc metalloprotease FtsH, translating to MKNKLVFKPTKKFQFKFKLNLKSLLIWGVVVLIIASFFVSFRGESVTNEEIPLSQVINDIKQGKIKEVEVVDNQLNLTYEEEKIMTSRKEPGISLTEILQQEGIEPEKVEIKIKDTSLSKAWVEILATLLPLGLMVVFFFFIFRQARGAQDSIFSFGRSRAKLFAKGRQTFTFNDVAGVEEAKSELEEVVDFLKHPGKYRRLGARTPKGVLLIGPSGTGKTLLAKAVAGEVGVPFFSMAGSEFMEMLVGVGASRVRDLFENAKKAAPAIIFIDEIDAIGRQRGMGIAGGGHDEREQTLNQILVEMDGFTPNDNVLVLAATNRGDLLDPALLRPGRFDRRVTLDMPDIEDREAIIKIHARGKPFVKGIFWKRVAKRTVGFSGADIENMLNEAAILVARQNKKAISMDEIEEAATKVKLGPEKKRLQSDEERKMTAYHEAGHAIVTHMLTHMDPVHRVSIVSRGIALGFTLIPPQKDRYNETRSHLLETVASLLGGRAAEEMIFNEFTAGAASDIDKATRIARSMVIDFGMSKLGPIFLGPQVETTEYGHSWVQPSELSPQMKAKVDQEIKRIIDEGYKKALEIIKKNRKKLDLIAKKLLEQETIDEEEFEKLIGKKK from the coding sequence ATGAAAAACAAATTAGTTTTTAAACCAACAAAAAAATTTCAATTCAAGTTCAAGCTGAATCTTAAAAGCTTACTTATTTGGGGGGTAGTGGTTCTGATTATTGCCTCTTTTTTCGTTTCTTTCCGCGGTGAATCGGTTACCAATGAAGAAATTCCTCTTTCCCAGGTAATTAACGATATTAAACAAGGGAAAATTAAAGAAGTTGAGGTTGTTGATAATCAGCTTAATCTCACCTACGAAGAAGAAAAGATAATGACTTCACGCAAAGAACCAGGAATTAGCTTAACAGAAATCCTTCAACAAGAAGGGATTGAGCCAGAAAAAGTGGAAATAAAAATCAAAGACACAAGTCTTTCCAAGGCTTGGGTAGAGATTCTAGCGACTCTTCTACCACTTGGTTTAATGGTTGTTTTTTTCTTTTTTATCTTTCGCCAGGCTCGAGGTGCTCAAGACTCTATTTTTTCTTTTGGTCGCTCTCGGGCTAAATTATTTGCCAAAGGCAGGCAGACATTTACTTTTAATGACGTCGCCGGAGTCGAGGAAGCGAAAAGTGAACTAGAAGAAGTGGTTGATTTTTTGAAACATCCAGGGAAATATCGTCGCTTAGGGGCGAGGACACCTAAAGGGGTTTTATTAATTGGCCCTTCCGGAACGGGTAAGACTTTATTAGCAAAGGCGGTTGCTGGCGAAGTAGGCGTCCCTTTTTTCTCTATGGCTGGCTCAGAGTTTATGGAAATGTTAGTTGGGGTTGGAGCCAGCCGAGTAAGAGATTTGTTTGAAAACGCTAAAAAAGCAGCTCCTGCCATTATTTTTATTGATGAGATTGATGCCATAGGCAGACAGCGAGGTATGGGCATTGCTGGTGGTGGTCATGATGAGCGAGAACAGACATTAAACCAGATCTTAGTGGAAATGGATGGTTTTACGCCCAATGATAATGTGCTCGTTTTGGCAGCGACTAATCGAGGTGATTTGTTGGATCCAGCTTTGCTTCGTCCCGGCAGATTTGATCGTCGGGTGACTCTTGATATGCCTGATATTGAAGATCGTGAAGCGATTATTAAGATTCATGCTCGAGGTAAACCTTTTGTTAAAGGCATTTTTTGGAAAAGAGTCGCCAAAAGAACGGTGGGTTTTTCTGGTGCCGATATCGAAAACATGTTAAACGAAGCGGCGATTTTAGTCGCCCGCCAGAATAAGAAGGCGATTAGTATGGATGAAATTGAGGAAGCGGCCACTAAAGTTAAACTTGGGCCGGAAAAGAAACGACTCCAGTCAGATGAAGAAAGAAAGATGACGGCTTATCATGAAGCTGGTCACGCCATTGTTACTCATATGTTAACTCATATGGATCCGGTTCATCGGGTTTCGATTGTTTCCCGAGGGATTGCCCTAGGCTTTACCCTAATTCCACCCCAAAAAGATCGCTACAATGAGACCCGTTCTCATCTTTTAGAAACGGTTGCTTCTTTATTAGGTGGTCGGGCAGCCGAAGAAATGATTTTCAATGAATTTACAGCGGGGGCGGCTTCAGATATTGATAAAGCTACCAGAATTGCTCGGAGTATGGTAATTGATTTTGGGATGAGCAAGTTAGGGCCAATTTTTCTTGGTCCCCAGGTGGAAACGACGGAATACGGTCATTCTTGGGTTCAACCCTCAGAATTGAGTCCTCAAATGAAGGCTAAAGTCGATCAGGAAATAAAGCGAATAATTGATGAAGGTTACAAGAAGGCTTTAGAAATTATTAAGAAAAACAGAAAAAAACTTGATTTAATTGCTAAAAAACTTCTTGAACAAGAGACAATTGATGAAGAGGAATTTGAGAAATTAATTGGGAAGAAAAAATAA
- a CDS encoding methionine--tRNA ligase: MSLISFSEFQRLDLRIGKVLEAEKIAESRSLIRLKVDLGEKEPRTILAGIAEWYQPEDLVKKNFIFVANLEPKKMMGEESQGMILCADFENKAVLIQAPEVSPGTIVR; encoded by the coding sequence ATGAGTTTAATTTCTTTTTCTGAATTTCAGCGTCTTGATTTGCGAATTGGTAAGGTTCTTGAAGCTGAAAAAATTGCTGAGAGTCGGAGTTTGATTAGACTGAAGGTTGATCTAGGGGAAAAAGAGCCCAGAACTATTTTGGCAGGTATTGCCGAGTGGTACCAGCCAGAAGATTTGGTTAAGAAAAATTTTATCTTTGTGGCCAATCTTGAACCTAAAAAGATGATGGGTGAAGAGAGCCAGGGAATGATTTTGTGTGCCGATTTTGAAAATAAAGCCGTTCTTATTCAGGCTCCTGAAGTTTCTCCAGGAACAATTGTGAGATAA